From one Anopheles bellator chromosome 1, idAnoBellAS_SP24_06.2, whole genome shotgun sequence genomic stretch:
- the LOC131213837 gene encoding charged multivesicular body protein 1B2 — MSISAMEKHMFNLKFAVKDLERNAKKCEKEEKAEILKTKKAIQKGNTEVARIHAENAIRQKNQSLNYLRMSARVDAVASRVQTALTTRNVTNSMAGVVKAMDAAMKGMNLEKISGLMDKFESQFEDLDVQSSYMENTMSQTTTTSVPQDDVESLMQRVADEAGLELNMELPSGPSNVSIGSASQISMEQDELTARLARLRQAE; from the exons ATGTCGATCTCGGCAATGGAAA AACATatgtttaatttgaaatttgcAGTGAAGGACCTTGAACGGAACGCCAAGAAGTGTGAGAAGGAAGAGAAAGCGGAAATTCTGAAGACCAAGAAGGCGATCCAAAAAGGCAACACCGAGGTCGCGCGAATCCATGCCGAGAATGCTATTAGACAGAAGAATCAATCGCTCAATTATCTGCGGATGAGTGCTCGGGTCGATGCCGTAGCCAGCCGCGTGCAGACCGCTCTCACCACGCGCAACGTAACCAACTCGATGGCTGGCGTAGTGAAAGCAATGGACGCCGCAATGAAGGGTATGAACTTGGAAAAAATCTCTGGCCTAATGGACAAGTTCGAGTCGCAGTTTGAGGATCTGGATGTTCAGAGTTCGTACATGGAAAACACCATGTCGCAAACAACGACCACGTCGGTTCCACAGGATGACGTCGAATCGCTCATGCAAAGAGTTGCGGATGAAGCAGG GCTCGAGCTAAATATGGAACTACCTTCCGGACCATCGAACGTATCCATCGGTTCTGCCTCACAGATTTCAATGGAACAGGATGAACTGACCGCTCGTCTTGCGCGTCTACGGCAAGCAGAGTAG
- the LOC131215503 gene encoding uncharacterized protein LOC131215503, whose protein sequence is MDNPADDDEFVVESSQAPTLRSNVRKDRISYAAYLPRPRQRKPRQRKDRQKPPLKKNSPNLNDLNKHNFVETNPTSRNAPEETLILMSGTSFPTASAPLKARSTERIDRCPSLDLFQHQEQQVSRYIFHQTASVQQEEQDLDRLLDGFKASYDVVSKRVTSTPYHSTADRTTNDRPSLMESLEIASDAQELHLIGPPYRTDQNGIKSTEIY, encoded by the exons ATGGATAATCCAGCAGATG ATGACGAATTTGTGGTAGAGTCTTCACAGGCTCCCACCCTGCGCTCTAATGTTAGAAAAGACAGGATAAGTTACGCTGCATATCTTCCAAGGCCAAGGCAAAGGAAGCCAAGGCAGAGGAAAGATCGACAGAAACCACCTCTGAAGAAGAATTCGCCGAACTTAAATGATTTGAACAAACACAATTTTGTAGAGACAAACCCAACATCTCGAAACGCACCGGAAGAAACGCTCATACTGATGAGTGGCACATCGTTCCCCACAGCTTCTGCTCCATTAAAGGCACGTTCGACCGAACGTATCGATAGGTGTCCTTCGTTGGACTTGTTTCAACATCAGGAACAGCAGGTTTCGCGATACATCTTCCATCAGACAGCAAGCGTGCAGCAGGAGGAGCAAGATTTGGATCGACTTTTGGACGGGTTTAAGGCGAGTTACGATGTAGTGAGCAAACGTGTGACAAGCACACCTTACCATTCCACGGCTGATAGAACCACCAACGACCGTCCGAGTCTCATGGAGTCTTTAGAGATCGCGAGTGATGCGCAAGAGCTT CACCTCATTGGACCACCGTACCGCACCGATCAGAACGGCATTAAATCAACTGAAATTTACTAA
- the LOC131207421 gene encoding trafficking protein particle complex subunit 11 yields MSLDASVLPSELLTTAAPLVGLSGLDVPRNAVHKCVWDAFNNAKKPDSESIQYKLLPASYEFPVSKPKHQSYEWYSPKGILKRNWMLKHLHVLPAVVVLFQDLEWNDPQWTEKQLQCAATIQVLKNSLQGRNTRIAIALLQRGQHLAQGDDLLASERAAQLTSNCDINAKMLFVLPHNDHLMGHIFRLQSAFLELAQSYYAQMMKQIRMHREQLTDAHLLLKIRHQFKLAFISELKLDQSNALRHYRQTYTYLDEVRIVDTNCLEVKTIAGFVNYKICRLFFRLNAPKDSISHFKNHVQKYRSRTGFKELLFEHYAWLSVQYSAFGELFCDAVKNGLAPLQTQHPGIYFHKAAEYVGMRKDAFLQCVALANAVLSVELGPSVSNSALYSDFFGIRGTKTGEPVSEQQIICLVQENERSVNHSTEKIALLGKAMAQFKVYKCLRFRKKLAIDMAEEYLKSGDHAKALTLYSLMLTDYRVDKWYTIFTQVLLKTLHSAYLSASVPDFIGCSVEALSPRIAMEKQERILILENLWKVFHNVSPVSSSQNAPELTASWQTALASFSSPIKLDLDRLNDLLECRVTFEKRQIKNDEKLQLRLYVRSMVEVPLKVRNISLLLTDLKSSSVRIAALQYAEYDGSEESDNNEHRLKAFEEFILEPDKCYRVVFVGERYLFSESIDVHLFRLELQMGSDRTFAVMSLREKLNNNKHFKSYNPHGDCMERIAIISSCYIIPTFHLSSQTLPTNQPMLTNEFYQVTTSIANHSDLCLQNVGVGISVPQLLRNSVFVTTDLSQPMQKIHSHVQIDIGELQMQSSTTVSYYLTSLVAGNIELRQKMYYQMENLHQSKTVTTGVGPSVPNGIGGGNVAATDSPSTPNSEKEDLAKLLASEKNLQRYVNNHNVKIEYLVDEQVRKIKEDTVVIPCVEEIKLTGRFYTLSREALGQAYRNEDFLLRLNMEVKSPDPINILETQFVSDHNIMEKPYKSSALVLGTALRPASRFEELKLLSAINCSRDWVSQVDYQANDTRLVFNRSQTPDHGGPMIGTPHSTGQRSDEQYQKNLLSKLPTNATIIGSTSAQLTSQMNLSLTHASPHAALDASAGTDGPPSAADGDQPMSTAILGKGISVTSTMTTSTGSVEEFKVKPLPLNESITGPSGSKVAGHAPDDGGKSVTKNVYNHGLDSVKLTNNDRNGFINANYGRTEHAGDQWPVFGLYCVRWCRTRTPVVVNESKFIINGIEVVDPPLNLYCYLDQRMYVRTPMTFRITLRNPTRRIVHLQAILNSSDSFMFAGHRQLNVTIFSYSSYDLLFNLCPLKAGWQLLPELQLEYQTFQSPSTLVAPDAGGNPAPAGAQPLPEASLADDDVIPDSGADAQRKAELAALVQRWIPKMVFIHPPTRTL; encoded by the exons ATGTCACTCGATGCTAGCGTACTGCCATCGGAACTGCTGACGACGGCCGCCCCGTTGGTCGGTCTTTCTGGGCTGGACGTTCCCCGAAATGCAGTCCACAAATGCGTGTGGGATGCGTTCAACAATGCGAAGAAACCGGACAGTGAATCCATCCAATACAAGCTTCTGCCAGCGAGCTATGAGTTTCCGGTGTCGAAACCGAAGCACCAGTCCTACGAATGGTACTCCCCCAAGGGCATTCTCAAACGAAACTGGATGCTGAAACATCTGCACGTCCTGCCTGCGGTTGTGGTGCTGTTTCAGGACCTCGAGTGGAACGATCCGCAATGGACGGAAAAGCAGCTTCAGTGTGCGGCCACCATTCAGGTGCTCAAGAACTCGCTGCAGGGAAGAAACACTCGAATCGCAATCGCACTGCTGCAGCGGGGCCAACACTTGGCGCAGGGTGATGATCTGCTGGCATCGGAGCGAGCCGCTCAGTTGACCAGCAATTGTGATATCAACGCGAAAATGTTGTTCGTACTTCCGCACAACGACCACCTAATGGGCCACATCTTCCGCCTCCAGTCGGCGTTCTTGGAGTTGGCCCAATCGTACTACGCGCAGATGATGAAACAGATCCGGATGCACCGTGAGCAGCTGACCGATGCTCACCTCTTGCTAAAGATCCGCCATCAGTTCAAACTGGCGTTTATCTCCGAGCTGAAGCTCGATCAATCAAACGCCCTGCGGCACTACCGCCAAACGTACACCTATCTGGACGAGGTGCGCATCGTCGATACGAACTGTCTCGAGGTGAAAACCATTGCCGGCTTCGTAAACTACAAAATCTGCCGGCTCTTCTTCCGCCTGAACGCCCCGAAAGATTCAATTTCGCACTTTAAAAACCACGTCCAGAAGTATCGAAGCCGGACCGGTTTCAAGGAGCTACTGTTCGAACACTACGCCTGGCTGAGCGTACAGTACAGTGCCTTCGGGGAGCTGTTTTGCGATGCGGTCAAGAACGGGCTGGCCCCGCTGCAAACGCAACACCCGGGAATCTACTTCCATAAGGCGGCCGAATACGTAGGGATGCGCAAGGACGCGTTCCTGCAATGCGTGGCTCTCGCCAATGCGGTGCTTTCGGTGGAACTTGGGCCATCGGTTAGCAACTCGGCCTTATACAGTGACTTTTTCGGCATTCGTGGCACCAAAACGGGCGAGCCGGTATCGGAGCAGCAGATCATCTGTTTGGTGCAGGAGAACGAAAGGTCCGTCAACCACTCTACGGAGAAAATTGCGCTGCTGGGCAAGGCAATGGCGCAGTTTAAGGTTTACAAGTGTCTTCGCTTCCGCAAGAAGCTTGCAATCGATATGGCCGAGGAGTATTTAAAGAGCGGCGATCACGCAAAAGCCCTCACGCTCTACTCGCTCATGCTGACCGACTATCGTGTAGACAAGTGGTACACTATCTTCACGCAGGTGCTTCTAAAGACCCTGCACTCGGCATACCTATCGGCCTCGGTACCCGACTTTATTGGCTGCAGTGTCGAGGCACTATCACCACGGATCGCCATGGAGAAGCAAGAACGTATTTTAATCCTCGAAAACCTCTGGAAAGTGTTTCAC AACGTTTCGCCCGTATCGAGCAGCCAGAATGCCCCGGAACTAACAGCCAGCTGGCAAACGGCACTGGCGTCGTTTAGCAGTCCTATCAaactcgatctcgatcggcTAAACGATCTACTTGAGTGTCGCGTGACGTTCGAAAAGCGACAAataaaaaacgatgaaaaattgcaGCTTCGGCTCTACGTTCGCTCGATGGTGGAAGTTCCGTTGAAGGTGCGCAATATTTCCCTGCTGCTGACCGACCTCAAATCAAGCAGCGTGCGCATTGCAGCGTTACAGTACGCCGAGTACGATGGAAGTGAAGAAAGCGACAACAACGAGCACCGTCTAAAAGCCTTCGAAGAGTTCATTCTGGAACCGGACAAGTGCTACAGAGTTGTGTTCGTTGGCGAACGGTATCTGTTTAGCGAGAGCATCGACGTGCATCTGTTTCGCCTCGAACTACAAATGGGCTCTGACCGAACGTTCGCCGTGATGTCGCTACGCGAGAAgctaaacaacaacaaacactttaAATCGTATAATCCGCACGGCGACTGTATGGAGCGGATCGCGATCATCAGCTCGTGTTACATCATTCCAAC CTTCCATCTAAGCTCCCAGACCCTTCCAACCAATCAGCCAATGCTGACGAACGAATTCTATCAGGTGACCACCAGTATCGCCAACCACTCCGATCTTTGTTTGCAAAACGTCGGTGTTGGCATCAGCGTGCCGCAACTGCTGCGGAATAGCG TGTTTGTCACAACCGACCTCAGTCAGCCGATGCAGAAGATCCATTCCCACGTTCAGATCGACATCGGCGAGCTGCAGATGCAATCGTCCACGACTGTTTCCTACTATCTAACTAGTCTGGTTGCGGGCAACATCGAGTTGCGACAGAAAATGTACTATCAGATGGAAAACTTGCACCAAAGCAAAACGGTAACTACCGGTGTCGGTCCCTCAGTTCCAAACGGGATTGGTGGCGGCAACGTAGCAGCAACCGATTCTCCCTCGACACCGAACAGCGAGAAAGAGGATCTAGCGAAGCTACTGGCCAGCGAAAAGAATCTGCAACGGTACGTCAACAACCACAATGTAAAAATCGAGTATTTGGTCGACGAGCAGGTGCGCAAGATCAAGGAGGATACCGTGGTGATACCGTGCGTGGAAGAAATCAAGCTTACCGGACGGTTCTACACGCTCAGCCGGGAAGCGCTCGGGCAGGCGTATCGTAATGAGGACTTTCTGCTCCGGCTCAACATGGAAGTGAAATCACCCGATCCGATCAACATACTCGAAACGCAGTTCGTCAGC GATCATAACATAATGGAAAAACCATATAAAAGCAGTGCATTGGTGCTAGGAACAGCGCTGCGCCCAGCGAGCCGATTCGAGGAACTGAAACTGCTGAGCGCCATCAACTGTTCGCGCGATTGGGTGTCTCAAGTGGATTACCAAGCCAACGATACCCGGCTAGTCTTTAACCGTTCGCAAACGCCCGATCACGGTGGGCCTATGATCGGAACGCCACACAGTACCGGACAGCGAAGTGACGAGCAGTATCAAAAGAATTTGCTTTCAAAACTTCCGACCAACGCCACAATAATCGGTAGCACCAGTGCCCAGCTTACGAGTCAAATGAACCTTTCTCTAACTCATGCTTCCCCACATGCTGCCTTGGATGCTTCTGCCGGCACCGACGGACCTCCATCGGCGGCGGATGGCGATCAACCGATGTCGACGGCGATTTTAGGCAAGGGTATATCGGTAACCTCCACGATGACCACATCAACCGGAAGCGTGGAGGAATTCAAAGTGAAGCCATTGCCCCTCAACGAGTCGATCACGGGACCCTCGGGCTCGAAAGTCGCAGGACACGCGCCTGATGACGGTGGTAAAAGTGTTACAAAAAACGTCTACAACCACGGGTTGGACAGCGTCAAGTTGACGAACAACGACCGGAATGGATTCATCAATGCAAACTATGGGCGTACGGAACACGCTGGTGaccagtggccagtttttgGACTATACTGCGTTCGGTGGTGTCGAACACGGACTCCGGTAGTGGTAAACGaatcgaaatttattatcAATGGTATTG AGGTCGTTGATCCTCCACTCAACCTGTACTGCTACCTGGACCAACGAATGTATGTTCGAACGCCAATGACGTTTCGCATCACCTTACGGAATCCTACGCGCAGGATAGTGCATCTGCAAGCAATATTGAATAGTTCGGATAGCTTTATGTTTGCCGGTCATCGACAG CTTAACGTAACGATATTTTCCTACTCTTCGTACGATCTGCTGTTCAATCTGTGCCCGTTgaaggctggctggcagctgctgccggagcTACAGTTAGAGTATCAAACCTTCCAGTCCCCAAGCACATTGGTTGCGCCCGATGCTGGTGGAAACCCGGCCCCTGCTGGGGCACAGCCACTGCCAGAGGCGTCTCTAGCAGACGACGATGTGATACCGGATAGCGGTGCAGACGCGCAGCGTAAAGCCGAATTAGCCGCTCTGGTGCAACGATGGATTCCAAAGATGGTGTTCATCCAC cCACCTACAAGGACACTGTGA
- the LOC131215003 gene encoding E3 ubiquitin-protein ligase Hakai, protein MDSDDGGPKKAGRGRGRTRNTRGRGRGRGRGRGKKLSRVISSDEEEEVASPEPEKDSTDELPPDGAKQRTVELAPTKELPAPAPVVVPEPEPELLPPTISAPLIIDMEADISQLEAPTFTTITRGPPEPMLHLNWNHKVNLIGEKVLNPMIYCCDQCDKPILIYGRMIPCKHVFCLRCARSETFKVCPRCKEKVIRVEQTALGTVFMCTHGGTRYGNAGCRRTYLSQRDLQAHINHRHVTNPAPLAMPHPVAPPALNSAPHMQQQQQPNPLELSPRSKMLTEKVGGAPAGGHGLPMRKNSSEQLNSPRSGMVRGTGGNDFESYTHSYSAGSAGYSATHSGSQHGAQHLPSSVSQQQSAHVRASYSPYGQQASPTTSSTTPSVSSSIWSQSTSQYYR, encoded by the coding sequence ATGGAttccgacgacggtggtcCCAAGAAAGCGGGTAGGGGTCGAGGCCGAACGCGCAACACACGAGGTCGAGGCCGCGgacgtggccgtggtcgtggGAAAAAGCTTTCACGTGTCATCTCGTCCGATGAGGAAGAGGAAGTAGCGTCCCCTGAGCCGGAGAAAGACTCGACCGATGAGTTGCCTCCGGATGGTGCGAAGCAGCGTACGGTGGAGTTGGCACCGACCAAAGAGCtgccggcaccagcaccggttgtagtgccggaaccggagccagAGTTGCTGCCTCCCACGATCAGCGCGCCGCTCATCATCGATATGGAGGCGGATATTTCGCAGCTCGAGGCACCGACATTCACGACCATTACGCGGGGCCCACCCGAGCCAATGCTGCATCTTAACTGGAACCATAAAGTAAATCTGATCGGCGAGAAGGTGTTAAATCCAATGATCTATTGCTGTGATCAGTGTGACAAACCGATCCTCATCTACGGCCGAATGATTCCGTGTAAGCACGTTTTCTGCCTGCGCTGTGCGCGCTCCGAAACGTTCAAGGTGTGCCCGCGTTGCAAGGAGAAAGTGATTCGTGTAGAGCAGACGGCGTTGGGAACGGTGTTTATGTGCACGCACGGTGGCACCCGGTACGGCAATGCAGGTTGCCGGCGGACGTACCTCTCGCAGCGCGACCTCCAGGCGCATATCAACCATCGACATGTGACGAATCCAGCACCACTGGCAATGCCTCATCCGGTCGCTCCGCCAGCGTTAAACAGCGCACCCcacatgcagcagcagcagcaaccaaacCCGCTCGAACTGTCGCCAAGAAGCAAAATGCTTACAGAGAAGGTCGGAGGGGCACCGGCCGGTGGACACGGATTACCGATGAGGAAAAACTCCAGCGAGCAGCTGAATTCTCCGCGCTCGGGAATGGTGCGAGGTACCGGAGGCAACGATTTCGAATCCTACACGCATAGCTACAGcgccggttccgccggttACTCTGCAACTCACTCCGGTTCGCAACACGGCGCCCAACACTTACCGAGCAGCGTTTCGCAACAACAGTCCGCCCATGTCCGTGCCAGCTACTCTCCATATGGACAGCAGGCGTCGCCGACGACTAGCTCCACAACGCCGTCGGTCTCTTCTTCT